In one window of Frigoriglobus tundricola DNA:
- a CDS encoding sirohydrochlorin chelatase, with the protein MRTALLLIAHGSRRAEANADLEFVAAALRERGRHPVVKVSYLELAEPNIEGGGAQCVAAGAEEVILLPYFLSPGIHVAEDLTAARAALAAQFPRVRFVLAEPLGRHPLLIDVVEQRAREALG; encoded by the coding sequence TTGCGAACCGCACTACTGCTGATCGCCCACGGGAGCCGCCGGGCCGAAGCGAATGCCGACCTGGAGTTCGTTGCCGCGGCGCTGCGCGAGCGCGGGCGGCATCCGGTCGTGAAGGTGTCGTACCTGGAGCTGGCCGAGCCGAACATCGAGGGCGGCGGCGCGCAGTGCGTCGCGGCCGGGGCGGAAGAGGTGATCCTGCTCCCATACTTCCTCTCGCCGGGCATTCATGTCGCTGAGGACCTGACCGCCGCCCGCGCCGCGCTCGCCGCGCAGTTCCCGCGCGTGCGTTTCGTGCTCGCGGAGCCGCTCGGCCGGCACCCGCTGCTCATTGACGTGGTCGAGCAGCGGGCGCGGGAAGCCCTTGGTTGA
- a CDS encoding TolC family protein codes for MSPPRIGGRAAAVLLMVGMGSVAAQQPPGEPPAKKNAPSDGLPPAPAKTTIEAEAAPKSILQPGENPIDLGTALRLAGVENPELLLARTRVSEVAALRQLAAAQLLPNLNLGTNYDSHTGVLQQSTGNILNVSRSASYFGLGANAVGAGTVNIPGLYYNLNVGDAWYGYLASRQRVRTATAAADAARNDVLLRVCLAYVDLLRGDCRRVIAARNRAEAAEITRLTTVFAEKGAGRKADADRAAVELRKRDAELAQAEADTLTASARLAQLLNLDPSTRLKPIDGWVVPAPVVPDPIPLAELIAIAMLERPELAARRSEVRTALYELSNAKVLPFAPNVILGYSAGGFGGGSNLISTPPGFIGGNGQLQTGPRFGDFDGRSDFDVVVFWTLRNLGVGNVALVRAASSRMKQMRLRELETLNTVRAEVAESKAKVDARFLQIEAAEKAVKSSMEAYKEDLARIKLGQGLPLELVDSFRILARSRYEYLDAIIDYNRAQFQLWVYLGRPPANALARPVPAELVPPPMIEVQPGPRVVPIPRILPSPLPVKP; via the coding sequence ATGAGCCCGCCACGCATCGGGGGCCGCGCCGCGGCGGTCCTGCTCATGGTCGGCATGGGGTCGGTCGCGGCCCAACAACCACCAGGCGAACCGCCGGCAAAAAAGAACGCCCCGTCCGATGGGCTCCCGCCCGCTCCGGCCAAGACCACGATCGAAGCGGAGGCGGCCCCGAAGTCGATCCTTCAACCGGGCGAAAATCCGATCGACCTGGGCACCGCGCTGCGGCTGGCCGGCGTCGAGAACCCCGAACTGCTCCTCGCCCGCACGCGTGTTTCCGAGGTCGCGGCCCTGAGACAGCTCGCAGCCGCGCAGCTCCTCCCGAACCTGAACCTCGGGACCAACTACGACTCCCACACCGGCGTCCTCCAGCAATCGACCGGGAACATCCTCAACGTCAGCCGGTCCGCGTCGTACTTCGGGCTCGGGGCGAACGCGGTCGGGGCCGGAACCGTGAACATTCCGGGCCTGTACTACAACCTGAACGTCGGCGACGCCTGGTACGGGTACCTGGCGTCCCGCCAGCGGGTGCGCACCGCGACCGCCGCGGCCGACGCCGCCCGCAACGACGTCCTCCTGCGGGTCTGCCTCGCGTACGTGGACCTGCTCCGGGGCGATTGCCGGCGGGTCATCGCCGCCAGGAACCGCGCCGAGGCGGCCGAGATCACCCGGCTGACGACTGTGTTCGCCGAGAAGGGGGCGGGGCGGAAGGCGGACGCCGACCGGGCCGCGGTCGAACTCCGCAAGCGCGACGCGGAACTGGCGCAGGCCGAGGCCGACACGCTGACCGCCTCCGCCCGACTGGCACAGCTCCTGAACCTCGACCCGTCCACCCGGCTCAAGCCGATCGACGGGTGGGTCGTCCCGGCGCCCGTGGTGCCGGACCCGATCCCGCTGGCCGAACTGATCGCCATCGCCATGCTGGAGCGGCCGGAGCTGGCCGCCCGCCGGTCGGAGGTGCGCACGGCGCTCTACGAGCTCTCGAACGCGAAAGTGCTCCCGTTCGCCCCGAACGTCATCCTGGGGTACAGCGCCGGCGGCTTCGGCGGCGGCAGCAACCTGATCAGCACACCGCCGGGCTTCATCGGCGGAAACGGGCAGCTCCAGACCGGCCCGCGGTTCGGCGACTTCGACGGCCGCAGCGATTTCGACGTGGTCGTGTTCTGGACGCTGCGGAACCTGGGCGTCGGGAACGTGGCCCTGGTGCGGGCCGCCAGTAGCCGGATGAAGCAGATGCGGCTGCGGGAACTCGAAACGCTCAACACCGTGCGGGCGGAGGTGGCCGAATCGAAGGCGAAGGTGGACGCGCGGTTCCTCCAGATCGAGGCGGCCGAGAAGGCCGTGAAGTCCAGTATGGAAGCCTACAAGGAAGACCTGGCCCGGATCAAGTTGGGGCAGGGCCTGCCGCTCGAGCTGGTGGACAGCTTCCGAATCCTCGCGCGGTCCCGGTACGAGTACCTGGACGCGATCATCGACTATAACCGCGCCCAGTTCCAACTGTGGGTCTACCTGGGCCGGCCGCCCGCGAACGCGCTGGCCCGGCCGGTCCCCGCCGAACTCGTCCCGCCACCGATGATCGAGGTGCAACCCGGTCCGCGCGTCGTGCCGATCCCCCGAATTTTGCCGTCCCCGCTCCCCGTGAAACCGTGA
- a CDS encoding macro domain-containing protein, with amino-acid sequence MLESIWLVHPDEAMCAAFRRRFAGLRGVRVIRSRFQELEPHDAFVTAGNAFGMMTAGIDAAVVDVFGEQIMSRVQNRIRGDYYGEQPVGTAFVIDTTHAAVPFLVHAPTMRVPGSIEGTDKVYSATWAALLAVQAHNATADRKIETAAFPALGTGFGGVPFDEAARQMAVAYRYYLEPAHRIDWDVVIERHRSICYDAGRQVIR; translated from the coding sequence ATGCTCGAATCCATCTGGCTGGTTCATCCCGACGAAGCGATGTGCGCGGCGTTCCGGCGCCGGTTCGCGGGGCTGCGCGGCGTCCGCGTGATCCGCTCGCGCTTTCAAGAACTGGAGCCGCACGACGCCTTCGTCACGGCCGGGAACGCGTTCGGCATGATGACCGCCGGGATCGATGCCGCGGTGGTGGACGTGTTCGGTGAGCAGATCATGAGCCGCGTGCAGAACCGCATCCGGGGCGACTACTACGGCGAGCAACCGGTGGGCACCGCGTTCGTTATCGACACGACCCACGCGGCGGTCCCGTTCCTCGTCCACGCGCCGACCATGCGCGTGCCCGGGAGCATTGAGGGCACGGACAAGGTGTACAGCGCGACGTGGGCGGCGCTGCTGGCGGTCCAGGCCCACAATGCGACCGCCGACCGGAAAATCGAAACGGCCGCGTTCCCGGCGCTGGGCACGGGGTTCGGCGGGGTGCCGTTCGACGAGGCCGCTCGGCAGATGGCAGTCGCTTACCGGTACTACCTCGAACCGGCGCACCGCATCGATTGGGACGTGGTGATCGAACGGCACCGGTCGATCTGCTACGACGCCGGGCGCCAGGTCATCCGCTGA
- a CDS encoding DNA-3-methyladenine glycosylase family protein — MSTPFYKKVRRHLSGNCPVMKRLIERVGPCTLAPKPFDPFTLLVRCVISQQISTKAADSIFNRLAAAIAGPAEPHPVSADTTAAWQRTVSIPLATLATFTEAEYKACGVSGPKQRALRSVIDHVETHPDLLPNIPTLADEVLREQLVAIKGIGPWTVDMFLLFGIARPDVWAVGDYGLKVAVKTHFNLRKLPDAKKMTKLAKPWEPYRSVASWYLWRSLEPQYRDEKT; from the coding sequence ATGTCCACACCATTTTATAAAAAGGTCCGACGGCACCTGTCGGGCAACTGCCCCGTCATGAAGCGCCTGATCGAGCGGGTAGGGCCGTGTACGCTCGCGCCCAAGCCGTTCGACCCGTTCACGCTCCTGGTGCGGTGCGTCATCTCGCAGCAGATCTCCACCAAGGCCGCCGATTCGATCTTCAACCGGTTGGCCGCAGCCATTGCCGGGCCAGCGGAGCCGCACCCGGTCAGTGCGGACACCACGGCCGCGTGGCAGCGGACCGTTTCGATTCCGCTGGCGACGCTCGCGACATTCACCGAAGCAGAATACAAGGCGTGCGGGGTGTCCGGCCCGAAGCAGCGGGCGCTCCGCTCGGTCATCGATCACGTGGAAACCCACCCCGACCTGCTGCCGAACATCCCGACCCTCGCGGACGAAGTTCTCCGCGAGCAACTCGTCGCGATCAAGGGGATCGGCCCCTGGACGGTCGATATGTTTTTGCTGTTCGGCATTGCGCGACCGGACGTGTGGGCGGTCGGGGACTACGGGCTGAAGGTCGCGGTGAAGACGCACTTCAACCTGCGGAAACTCCCCGACGCAAAGAAGATGACCAAGCTCGCGAAGCCGTGGGAGCCGTACCGCAGCGTCGCGAGCTGGTACCTGTGGCGCAGCCTGGAGCCGCAGTATCGGGACGAGAAGACGTGA
- a CDS encoding serine/threonine-protein kinase, whose product MIGARVGNWYVEEEIGRGALGVVYRARGYDDPDRRAAVKVFTEVRDPAAVQRLAAELLPVQRLDHANIVKTFDSGTHGGLPFVASELVTGTDFAKLLEGGRRPWREVLAVAVQVARALKHAHNRNVLHRDLKPAHLMLTADGTLKVLAFGVAKVFPPPATHHPAIGSAAYQPPEAASGKSLTRRSDLYSLGGVLYTLVTGRPPFAAGSVVELMHKQCYTLPERPAMIVPDLPPELDEFVCTLLDKNPARRPGTAAAVIEELERLRGKLERKGEQVAWPAKLTPDTAEAPALSALMGGAGEGPGREPEPRPLLKRPVVVIPLFVLVLSGLVLPFVWPTPSADELYTAAQPLLASENPDDWDAAFEKYLDPLARKYPDRYKGEIEAARQRARDRRELRRAVADGAKADPHTDAERGYLLGLRLAQAGDAEGARRTWTAVVRVRAGRVGEAVGGPRERRAGGARPPGAPSGARPDRPRAAP is encoded by the coding sequence ATGATCGGCGCACGCGTCGGGAACTGGTACGTGGAAGAGGAGATCGGGCGCGGGGCGCTCGGCGTGGTGTACCGCGCCCGGGGGTACGACGACCCCGACCGGCGCGCGGCGGTCAAGGTGTTTACGGAGGTCCGCGACCCGGCCGCGGTTCAGCGGCTGGCGGCCGAGTTGCTCCCGGTGCAGCGCCTCGATCACGCCAACATCGTTAAAACCTTCGACAGCGGCACGCACGGCGGGCTCCCGTTCGTCGCCTCGGAACTCGTCACCGGGACCGATTTTGCGAAACTGCTCGAGGGCGGTCGGCGGCCGTGGCGCGAGGTTCTCGCCGTGGCCGTGCAGGTGGCCCGCGCGCTCAAGCACGCCCACAACCGCAACGTCCTCCACCGCGACCTCAAACCGGCGCACCTCATGCTCACCGCCGACGGCACCCTGAAGGTGCTGGCGTTCGGCGTCGCCAAGGTGTTTCCCCCGCCCGCCACGCACCACCCCGCGATCGGGTCGGCCGCGTACCAGCCGCCCGAGGCCGCGAGCGGAAAATCGCTGACCCGGCGCAGCGATTTGTACTCCCTCGGCGGCGTCCTCTATACTCTGGTCACCGGTCGGCCGCCGTTCGCCGCCGGGTCGGTGGTCGAACTGATGCACAAGCAGTGCTACACGCTGCCGGAACGGCCGGCGATGATCGTTCCCGATCTGCCCCCCGAACTGGACGAGTTCGTCTGCACGCTGCTCGATAAGAACCCGGCCCGCCGGCCGGGCACCGCCGCGGCCGTGATCGAGGAACTGGAGCGCTTGCGGGGGAAGCTGGAGCGGAAGGGCGAGCAGGTGGCGTGGCCGGCGAAGCTGACGCCGGACACGGCCGAAGCCCCGGCGCTGTCCGCACTGATGGGCGGCGCGGGCGAGGGGCCGGGACGCGAGCCGGAACCGCGGCCGCTCCTGAAGCGGCCGGTTGTGGTGATCCCGCTGTTCGTACTCGTCCTCTCGGGACTGGTCCTGCCGTTCGTGTGGCCGACGCCGTCGGCCGACGAATTGTACACGGCGGCCCAACCGCTGCTCGCGTCGGAGAACCCGGACGACTGGGACGCGGCGTTCGAGAAATACCTGGACCCGCTTGCGCGGAAGTACCCGGATCGGTACAAGGGAGAAATCGAAGCGGCCCGGCAGCGGGCGCGCGACCGGCGCGAGTTGCGCCGGGCGGTCGCGGACGGCGCGAAGGCCGATCCGCACACCGACGCCGAACGCGGCTATTTGCTCGGGCTGCGGCTCGCCCAGGCCGGCGACGCAGAGGGCGCCCGCCGCACCTGGACCGCCGTCGTGCGCGTTCGGGCCGGTCGAGTCGGAGAAGCGGTGGGTGGACCTCGCGAGCGCCGGGCGGGCGGCGCTCGACCGCCCGGAGCACCGTCCGGCGCACGG
- the hemW gene encoding radical SAM family heme chaperone HemW: MNSPPWLDPRTAYVHVPFCAHHCSYCDFAVTAGQDHLIDLYIEAVSTELATLGAPRPVESLFIGGGTPTHLSAEQLARLLGAVTKWLPFQRTEARGPRTEIDGTVPSLPSPEFTIEANPDTLTQEKAAVMAAFGVNRVSIGVQSFQPQALAALDRRHAPEHIARAVEAVRTHIPTVSFDLIFGAPGSTPAAWADDLEAALVFGPQHVSTYGLTYEKGTPLWKQRSRGTLVPVVEDDELAMYEHAMDRLAAAGFEHYEISNFARPGFRCRHNERYWANEAYFGFGVGAARYVNGARELNVRDTKLYVRKVLAGEPPAFQREELAPRARAFETMATQLRRADGIDRRRFHAQTGFELDGLAPAAFALLAANGITTDDGATVRLTRRGKCVADAAVAELLKYNA; the protein is encoded by the coding sequence ATGAACTCTCCCCCCTGGCTCGATCCGCGCACCGCATACGTTCACGTCCCGTTCTGCGCGCACCACTGCAGTTACTGCGACTTCGCCGTGACCGCCGGACAAGACCACCTCATCGACCTGTACATCGAAGCCGTCTCGACCGAGCTGGCGACACTGGGCGCCCCGCGCCCCGTCGAAAGCCTGTTCATCGGCGGGGGCACGCCCACGCACCTTTCGGCCGAACAGTTGGCGCGGCTCCTGGGGGCCGTGACAAAGTGGCTGCCATTTCAGAGGACCGAGGCCCGAGGACCGAGGACCGAAATCGATGGTACGGTTCCATCTCTCCCGTCTCCTGAATTCACGATCGAGGCCAACCCCGACACGCTCACCCAAGAGAAGGCCGCGGTGATGGCCGCGTTCGGGGTGAACCGCGTGAGTATTGGGGTGCAGTCGTTCCAACCGCAGGCGCTCGCGGCCCTCGACCGCCGACACGCGCCGGAACACATCGCCCGTGCGGTCGAAGCCGTTCGAACTCACATCCCCACCGTGTCGTTCGACCTGATCTTCGGCGCGCCGGGCTCGACCCCCGCCGCGTGGGCCGACGACCTCGAAGCGGCGCTCGTGTTCGGACCACAGCACGTCTCCACTTACGGGCTCACATACGAGAAGGGCACGCCGCTGTGGAAGCAGCGGAGCCGCGGCACGCTGGTGCCGGTGGTGGAGGACGACGAACTCGCGATGTACGAACACGCGATGGACCGGCTCGCGGCGGCCGGCTTCGAGCACTACGAGATTTCCAATTTCGCCCGGCCCGGCTTCCGCTGCCGGCACAACGAGCGGTACTGGGCGAACGAGGCGTATTTCGGCTTCGGCGTGGGAGCGGCGCGGTACGTGAACGGCGCGCGCGAGTTGAACGTCCGCGACACGAAGCTGTACGTTCGCAAGGTGCTGGCCGGCGAACCGCCCGCGTTCCAGCGGGAGGAACTCGCGCCGCGGGCGCGGGCGTTCGAAACGATGGCGACGCAACTGCGCCGCGCCGACGGGATCGACCGCCGCCGCTTCCACGCGCAGACCGGCTTCGAGCTGGACGGGCTCGCCCCCGCGGCGTTCGCGCTCCTGGCGGCAAACGGCATCACGACCGACGACGGCGCGACCGTGCGCCTGACGCGCCGCGGGAAGTGCGTGGCGGACGCCGCGGTCGCCGAGCTGCTGAAGTACAATGCGTGA
- a CDS encoding TolC family protein, protein MAPETLDLGVALRLAGVENPTINLARERIQEALADQLGARSILLPSINVGGNYHDHDGNLQAGSGLIRNVNSQSLFLGLGASTVGSQTVTVPGIRVLAHLGDAWFEPLAARQRVSARQSDARAVENDILLQVASAYLELAGAEALLGVLQQARGDAGEVARVTRVFAEQGAGRQADAERASARADLVRREERAVEGDVAVASAHLCRLLSLDPSVRLRSPGGAVVPFRLIPEDADTEELVAGALRARPEVFARTAEVTEAQYRVRQEKVRPLLPLVSVGYSGGLFGGGGSQTTSSFGPLKQRSDFDTFAVWNFQGLGFGNRSQVRRADAVMSESIARFDVTVNQIRREVTEAQADARAAYRQLGLARVALGNAEEGYKLESERIKQGQGRPIEVLDSLQQLIDARRELVRAVIAYDTAQFRLFVAVGSTPDGTPAPLP, encoded by the coding sequence GTGGCTCCGGAGACGCTCGATCTCGGGGTCGCGCTCCGGCTCGCCGGGGTCGAAAATCCGACGATCAATCTGGCCCGCGAGCGGATCCAAGAGGCGCTGGCGGACCAGCTCGGCGCCCGGTCCATCCTGCTACCGAGCATCAACGTCGGTGGGAACTACCACGACCATGACGGCAACCTCCAGGCCGGGAGCGGGTTGATCCGGAACGTGAACAGCCAGAGCCTGTTCCTGGGGCTGGGTGCCAGCACCGTCGGGTCCCAGACCGTCACGGTCCCCGGTATCCGGGTCCTCGCGCACCTCGGGGACGCCTGGTTCGAGCCGCTCGCCGCCCGGCAACGGGTCTCGGCCCGGCAGTCCGATGCCCGCGCCGTGGAGAACGACATCCTGCTGCAAGTGGCGAGCGCGTACCTGGAACTGGCCGGGGCCGAGGCCCTGTTGGGCGTGCTGCAACAGGCCCGCGGGGACGCGGGCGAGGTAGCCCGGGTGACCCGCGTGTTCGCGGAGCAGGGCGCGGGGCGCCAGGCCGACGCCGAGCGGGCCTCGGCCCGCGCCGATCTCGTCCGCCGGGAGGAGCGGGCGGTCGAGGGGGACGTCGCGGTCGCGTCCGCGCACCTGTGCCGGCTGCTGAGTCTGGACCCGTCCGTGCGGCTCCGCAGCCCCGGCGGGGCGGTCGTACCGTTCCGGCTGATCCCCGAAGACGCCGACACCGAAGAGCTGGTGGCCGGCGCCCTGCGCGCGCGGCCGGAGGTGTTCGCCCGGACGGCCGAAGTGACCGAGGCCCAATACCGGGTGCGGCAGGAAAAGGTGCGCCCGCTCCTCCCGCTCGTCTCGGTCGGGTACAGCGGGGGGCTGTTCGGGGGCGGCGGCAGCCAGACGACCTCGTCGTTCGGGCCGCTCAAGCAGCGCTCGGATTTCGACACCTTCGCCGTCTGGAACTTCCAGGGACTGGGGTTCGGGAACCGCTCTCAGGTCCGCCGGGCCGACGCGGTGATGAGCGAATCGATCGCCCGCTTCGATGTGACCGTCAACCAGATCCGGCGGGAGGTGACCGAGGCCCAGGCCGACGCCCGCGCCGCGTACCGGCAACTCGGACTGGCGCGGGTGGCGCTGGGCAACGCCGAAGAGGGTTACAAACTGGAATCGGAGCGGATCAAACAAGGGCAGGGGCGGCCGATCGAAGTTCTCGACAGCCTCCAGCAGCTCATCGACGCCCGGCGGGAGCTGGTGCGGGCCGTGATCGCGTATGACACGGCCCAGTTCCGCCTGTTCGTCGCCGTCGGGAGCACTCCGGACGGCACCCCCGCCCCGTTGCCGTGA
- the guaB gene encoding IMP dehydrogenase encodes MQERIAYQGITFDDVLLEPGYSDLVPKDTDVRTQLTRNVRLNIPIVSSPMDTVTESELAIALAQEGGIGIIHKNLNIALQTREVDKVKRSENGIITDPITLPPDDTVGHARKIMEDHHISGVPITVNGVLKGILTRRDLKFLDNNEQKLEEVMTKKNLVVAPENTTLETAEKLLTKNKVEKLLLVDDEFRLKGLITIKDIDKTQKFPHAAKDARGRLKVGAAIGVRDFERAASLIDAGVDVLVVDSAHGHSRNVVETVRELKKRHRIDVIAGNVATHEGARALADAGADGVKAGIGPGSICTTRIVSGVGVPQMSAISSVARALAGTGIPLIADGGIRYSGDITKALAAGAYTVMIGGLFAGLAESPGQLILYRGRSFKQYRGMGSLGAMMAGSADRYQQGGGSGAQPPSNGKLVPEGVEGRVPFKGHLAPYVYQLVGGVRAGMGYCGCKTLDELRTKARFIQVTAASVQESHPHDIAITQEAPNYSSADYAGDAGG; translated from the coding sequence ATGCAGGAGCGCATTGCCTATCAGGGGATCACGTTCGACGACGTCCTGCTGGAACCGGGGTACAGCGATCTGGTGCCCAAGGACACCGACGTCCGCACCCAGCTCACCCGGAACGTGCGGCTGAACATCCCGATCGTGTCCAGCCCCATGGACACCGTGACCGAGAGCGAACTCGCCATCGCCCTCGCACAAGAGGGCGGCATCGGGATCATTCACAAGAACCTCAACATCGCGCTCCAGACGCGCGAGGTGGACAAGGTCAAGCGGAGCGAGAACGGGATCATCACCGACCCGATCACGCTCCCGCCGGACGACACCGTCGGCCACGCGCGCAAGATCATGGAGGACCACCACATCAGCGGCGTGCCGATCACCGTGAACGGCGTGCTGAAGGGCATCCTCACCCGCCGCGACCTCAAGTTCCTCGACAACAACGAGCAGAAACTCGAAGAGGTGATGACGAAGAAGAACCTCGTCGTGGCCCCCGAGAACACCACGCTCGAAACGGCCGAAAAGCTGCTGACGAAAAATAAGGTGGAGAAACTGCTCCTCGTAGACGATGAATTCAGACTGAAGGGGTTGATCACGATCAAGGACATCGACAAGACCCAGAAGTTCCCGCACGCGGCTAAAGACGCGCGGGGGCGGCTGAAGGTCGGGGCCGCGATCGGGGTCCGCGACTTCGAGCGGGCCGCGTCGCTGATCGACGCCGGCGTGGACGTGCTGGTGGTCGATTCCGCCCACGGCCACAGCCGGAACGTGGTCGAGACGGTGCGCGAGCTGAAGAAGCGGCACCGGATCGACGTGATCGCCGGAAACGTCGCCACCCACGAGGGCGCGCGGGCCCTGGCCGATGCCGGGGCCGATGGTGTAAAGGCCGGGATCGGTCCCGGTAGCATCTGTACGACCCGCATCGTGTCGGGTGTGGGCGTACCGCAGATGTCGGCCATCTCGAGCGTGGCGCGGGCGCTGGCCGGGACCGGCATCCCGCTCATCGCGGACGGCGGCATCCGGTACAGCGGGGACATTACGAAGGCACTGGCGGCCGGGGCGTACACGGTGATGATCGGCGGCCTGTTCGCCGGCCTCGCCGAAAGTCCCGGCCAGTTGATCTTGTACCGCGGGCGCTCGTTCAAGCAGTACCGCGGGATGGGGTCGCTCGGGGCGATGATGGCCGGCAGCGCCGACCGCTACCAGCAGGGCGGCGGGTCCGGGGCACAGCCCCCGTCCAACGGGAAGCTGGTGCCGGAAGGGGTCGAGGGCCGGGTGCCGTTCAAGGGCCACCTCGCCCCGTACGTGTACCAACTGGTCGGCGGCGTCCGCGCCGGCATGGGGTACTGTGGTTGTAAGACGCTGGACGAGTTGCGGACCAAGGCCCGGTTCATTCAGGTGACCGCGGCGAGTGTGCAGGAGAGCCACCCGCATGACATTGCTATTACGCAGGAAGCGCCGAACTACAGCTCGGCGGACTACGCCGGCGATGCTGGCGGCTAA